The nucleotide window AATTGAGTTAATGGAATTAATAGCACCAGAGTTTAACATTTGAGGCATCCATGAAGCAGATTTTCAAGCTCAGTGCAGACTCTTCCGATCATGGTAGACAGCAATTTAGCACCTTGGTTTTAGGAGACACATAGTACTGATAAACTTGTCTCTGAAATTTTGGTGTGTACTGATAAATGACCCTGGTGCGGGGTCTTCTTGGGGACCAAGATCCATCCATTTTTGTTCAAGTGGCTGCCTCTCTTTTTTCCAAAGCCTTGAAAACAAGGATCACGTCTCTTCAACCATAGCTGCTTAATGTCCGAGAACGGTTCAATTTGAGCTCTTTGCTGCATGAACGAACTGATATATTTTGGCATGAACTAAATTAATGAACTTTTGAGTTTCATTAGCTTCTGTGTTTGGTGCCTCCATAGTATGTAACATTAAAGAAAGGCAAGAAGCCAAGATTTATGTGAAGAACATTTAATGGAACTGTAGCCCTTAGGTGTGGAATTCAAATCTTGTTTAATGTTCATCACCAACATCACCGGATCTTTCAAACTCAGTCGAGGACTGGATTTTGTTTTTCCCTGGCTAGTTATGCCTCCTACGTAGAAGTGTAATCCAACACTTTTTCAAAGTTTATCATCAACACGGTCCTCCATCCATATAGATGTTGCCGCACCTATCAAAACTCAGTTGAAGATTATACGTCTTGGGCTATTTTAATCACATCAATCATATGATAGATAAGTTGCAGTAGACTCCAGTAAAATAAACTCATGCATGTTTCATTTCTCAAAAATGAGATGACTGATTTCACCTTTTTTATAGAGGTGAAGAAACAAAGTAGCCTATTTTTCATTTGCATGTACTTGTTTTTCTAACTGAGACAATTGCTCTTCAGATGTTTTGCAGAGTCCATTTAACATGGAAGCTTATGATGCCGTTGTTGAGTATAGAAGCTAAGTTGATTGCAGTGAGAAATTAAGTCTATCAAGTTATTACACGCCGCTGAACTTGCATATGCATGGATATGAGGTTCTGTATGGTAATCTCCTCAGCGAGGAAGTTGAAGAAGGCAACGAGCGATCCTTTATGAGAGTCTTGATGTTTAAGAACAAACTTCGAAGTTGATTCATGAGAAGGGATACTAGCTAGAATAATTGAGAacaattaatatatataatttattttattgtcTTCAGAGCTTAGCTAGAAGTTTGGACCTCACATATAACAGATTACCGTGAGCAAAGGAAGCTTTTGCATAaagaaaatgggattttcatCAACTCAGTTTTTTACCGATATGAGGGTGTATTCATAGTTTATACACGAGCTATAACTCTAAAGTAAAAACATAACTCATAAATATCGTCCAACAACTTAGGGAGTTTAATAGTGCTCTTCTGGCTAAGCATGCTTGGAGATTGATCCAATGTCCCAACTCTTTTTGGAACAAATGATCGAGAAGAGATATTTGTAGGGCTTCATGGGGGAAGGAGAGGAATGAGATTATGTGAGAAAGAGGGTGTGAAGCTGTGTAATAGTGGGAAATGAACAAGAGATTGATCTGTAGATGAAGGTAGAAATGGCGAGTACTAGTAAGGGAGGCCTCGAAGGTAGAAGGCAACCAGATCATTGTATCAATTGGAGCTCCGAGAACGGCAGGGTTATCAGCACAGCTTTGAGTAGTTGCATGTAGGTGATCATTGGAAGTGTGCATTCTTGATGGATTTAACTCATTGAAGAAGAGACTTCAACTGAAGGAGATGAGCTTGAGACAGACCCACAAAATGAGCCTCAGGATCGGGTAAAATCTCAAGCATAAGCACAACCAATGACATAAGGCAAGACCATTTCTACACGCGTGGAGTTAAACGAGCGTCATTCACGAAACAACCGAACTTAGAAAATTTAGTACAGAGCATCTCCCTCTCGAAATCAGGAGGCATATAGGTaaaagctaaaatagagaggTGGTGGAGACTGATTTTTCTCAACACGTTCTCCAAGAGAACAGTGAATGTTATCCATTTATAGGTCTGAGCATTCCGATCAACAACATTCCAATCAACAATTAACTATACTAGATCACATATCATATTGGCATACACAATTCTACAATACTAGATTACATGTCGAATTGGCATACACATAGCTACAATACAAAGCAATTCTTCTCGTTAAAACAAAATGTCGCTGCATTTGTTAGTAAGCAGACAACCGTTCTCCTCAATGAGTATTTAAGCTTCTTCTTCTGGTTCCTCCTCTTCTTGGAGAAGATTTTCCCTATTGTCATGTGCCCAAAAACCACGCACATCTATGAGCATGCTGGCTACAGTACCTCCCTGTTTGCATGCAAGAAGATCCGCCAATGTTATCCTTAGTGGATCAGCCGGCTTAACCATGTCCCAGATTTCGTCCCTTACATCCTCAATACACAACTCATAGTTTCCACCCTCAATCCATTTTTGGTGTACATCCCTGTTTCATATATCAGGAAAGTAGATCTGTCAGTTGGCGCAATTTACCAAGGGGCCAGTTTAAGGCATATCTATAATCACACGCTGTAAAATGGCACTAGAGAGATGTCATAGATTATTGACTATGTTTTTGAGATTCATTTCTCTAAGAATCAGAGACTTCTAGATATTGCTCAAATACTGCAAGCAGGAAATACTAGAGGTTTTCTGTAGGAAGGTATCAGTTAACATCCCATCTTTTGGATGCTCCCTTCTTTACTTCCATATTTGGCTCTGCTTGGTGGCTTTGAATAGGGTGAGAAGCGATCGTTAGCACCACCAGCAGCCAAGGAAAGCACAGAATCTGAAGTCCTACAAAGTAAAACAAACTTTCCTTCTTTTCTAATTTACTATCAATGTCACTAAACCCTAAGTGTAAAGAATATCTGCGATTTCATACTATTCAATGACACTATAGATCTCATAGGTTGTGGAATATGTTTTTAAGATTCATGTCTCTGAGAATCTGAGACTTGCAGGTATTGCTTAAATACTGCAAGCAGGAAACACTAAGAGGTTTTATGTAGGAAGATTGTATCAGTTAACATCCCAGCTTTTGGATGCTCCCCTTCTTTACTTCCATATTTGGCTCTGCTTGGTTGTGCTTAGAAGATTGCGAAAAGCAATCCTTTTGCACCACCAGCAGCCAAGCAAAGCCAGAATAAAATTTGATAACATCAATCATTctacaaaataacaaaataaaagaagttccttttactttatttttcatATTTGGTTTCTATGAAAATATGCAAAAACAAGTTAATAGCAATCAACTGAGAATGTTCACCTGAAAAGAGAGTGTATATCAGCTGTTGTAAGGTAACCCCTTCCATGAAGATCAAGGCATCGAAACAAATATGTTAACCCTTCTGGAGTGTCTTTGTTTTCTAAGGCCAGGACAAAGTCCAGAAAACTTTCGAAGTCCATTTCCCTAGAATTTGCTCCACCAATTTTTCCACGACGAGCATGCTCATCAAACACTATTGAGAGCATATCAAATGCAAAAGCATGAATAAACAggatgaaaaagaaaaccaagatgCATGATAAGATAGTTGCAGTTGATCTATATAATATTGTAAAGAAAATATAGCGGACATCATAAGAAGTAATATTTCACATTGATTTTTTAGCACTTTCAGGTAAACGAATATGCAGTGTAAATTGTGGAATCTAAATTTTGTGCATACCTCTTTCAATGATGATTTCAGTCAACGTCCCATCTGCATATTCTCGAAGTTCTTGCTTGCTTAACGATCCATTATTATCTGTATCAAGGCCAAGGAACACATCTACAGAAAGAATGACAGTGCAATTAGTTATAAATTATACCAACTACTAAGTTTTCAACTACAATCATCACATTTAACTTGAGCTTAATAGTACGAGATAGGTATTTATGTCTAGTCTTGACAATTGGTAAATCAATGACCTGTACCATAATGACGATATCTAGAACAGGATGACTTTGAGAGGCTATCAAAACTAAAGGTGATCAAGACATTTGTCATTATGCATCGACAACAATAAGGATAGGCTACACAACCCCGACCTAGACAAGGTAGGCTTAAGAGACCATCCAACTATTGTTAAGTTAACTTGGATAGAGTGTTGATCTTCGACCAGAACACTATTAAGTGAGTCTTAAGGTAGATTGCAAAGTGCAACCATGCTAGTCAATCAACTGCAAAGTTCTATGTTCATTGTGCTTGAATATATTAATACATAATGTTAAATTTGGATGTATGCTCACTGTATGAGTCCATGACTATTGTATTATACGTGTAAGAATAGAAGAGCATATTGACTGTCCATCAACCAATTGTACATAGATAAATTGAGTAGTATATGATGAAGTAATTTGTACAACACGATTTAGGGTAATTCTATATCCCAACATATTCCGAGACATTCTTAGGTGGTCAATTTAATTTAAATACAACTGaagaaaacacaaaacaaaaaaaaaaaatctaaacagTGAAAAAGTATCAgaataaaatcatattattcaactggaaaaaaaaaatcatattaattcaAATACAACtgaaaaaagaaatataaacagtaaaaaaatcagaataaaatcatattattcATTCAGAAAACCTAGTCCGATTCATCCCCCGCTAGGACAGTTTCAGAACTGTCACAAAAAATACAGCAACTTATATGCGATAGATATTGGTTATTAGGCTTTCTCTTATGAGAAGAATTCATTCAGCATTCCAAAAACACAGAAACAGGCATTCAGCCTTACCCTTCTCCCACCCTCACTATCCCTTGGACCTCTAAGACAAAACTAATCAGGAAAAACAACAGATTTAGTTTCTATGTAGCAAAATGCCCTTTTTCCTTAGTGTTTATGTAGTGAAGtgccatttttctttcatatCATTAGTCATGCTGGAATAGGAATGCAAGTGTTACACTAGAATGGCAACAGATATATGTGACAAGTAGAATATAATCAATCAGAGAAAAGCAAAATAGGTATAGATATGGAACCAAGCAACATGAAATGAAAGTTTAGATACGAAAAAACCCACCACATATTCGCTGGGCAGATGTCATGGAGAACCAATTTTCTGCTTGCTCATTGTCAGTGACTTCTTCCTCACTTTCCTAgtatcaaataaaaagtcagAACATAAAGTTAGACAAGATCAGACTTTGCTCAATGCTTAATCCTAATAATTAATTGCTTTTCAGAATAATATATACCGAATAAGATGGTTCAATTTATAGCATAAAATTTTTTGACAGATTCTTTGACAACCTACCTGGTGCAGTTCCATTAATTCCTGGAGACAATTACTCAATAACACCTTCTTTATGCAGGCTTTTCCTGCAtatgcccaaaaaaaaattaaaaaaaattaagctaTTTGTAACAACACAAGAAGATACAGTATCTGTTCAACTTAGagcatcaaaaccaaaacctattCGCAACAAGTTTAGCAGCCCAAGATTTTATATCTAATACAAGGCTTATAATGACTGTAAGTTTTCAACAGTATCAAAATTACATAAGAGGAAAAGATAACTCGACAAACCTCGTCTATGAGGatcacaaaagaagaagaacttcTGTGCAGCTATGCGGCAGTACATGTTAAGAAATCCTGCAGGCATGTCCCGTAGTTGCGCCAGATTAGGTATGAGACCTCGTATATATGCTTCCATTtcctaaataattaaaagaaaGCCATTATAATTATAGgcaaagatgaagaaagatgGCACATTATTAATCTGTGTAATATCATATAATAGATTATGTAGCCAAAGACATAATTTCAATAACTCGATGGTAGTTTGCAATGAGTTCATACATGACGCTGAAGAAAACCATCAGAATCCTCATCAAGCTCACTCATGTCAATTCTAGCTTGTGTCAGTGAAACCTGAAAGAAAGAAATGGATAGTAAGTAGCAGCAGTCACATtctatgagagagagagagtttcaaaTGAGATAATGTGGTCTCATATACGCACCGTTCTCATCACATAGAGATAGAAGGGCAGAATGGCAATTCTTCCTTGTTCATCTTTCTCAAACTTCATGAAATTTGAAGGGCTGAAAAAGCGACGGCATTTGGGCCCTATCTGCTCTGTGCATACAGAGGCAATGTGGCAGAAGTCTTCATAATTCATCTACAAGATAATCAAGGGGACTTATCAGCCAGATCTAACCACACAACTAAGAAGTCATCAGGATGCAAAGCCATAAATTGAAGATTGATAACATAATTGAAGCAGATGATACATCATAATACTCATTTATAGATTCCAGAAAGAATTAATAAGCACTAATTTAAAAACGATAAGGGATATTTACAGCATAAGGCAAATCTTTAAGCAAATTAAATGGCCAAATTACCTTCTCTGCACCAGTTGCATCATCAATCACACAATTTTCCCTTAAGCAAACCCACATGGAATCTAGATCATCAGCATTTAGCAAAAGATCAGATTGCTTCTGCAAAACCGTAATATACCAATAAAGCATTATACCAGGTGCTTAgccaacaaaagaaacaaaaacaaccaaaaaaaaaagaaaagccaaAAGCAACATAAACAATCAGCTGGACAAGGAAGGAAACCCTCACCTTTAAAAACCGATATTTTGCAAGCCTCTGGACCCTTTGACTAATAGATCCTTCTTCAGGTTTCTAAAGCAATGGGAAAAACATGCAAAGTCAAGGTACAAGAatgtaaacaaaaacacaatcaAACAATACTAGTTTTGAATTGTCATTGAAAATACATCAGCCTTTCATACTCAAAATGCCCATCATGAACATAAACCCTAATACAAACAAAATTTTACCACATGCCTTCTTATAGAAGCTTGGGATTGTGGCAGCTTCAGCACTTTTTTGTTGCTTCTCTTTGAAAATGTCAAGCAAGATTCTCTTTGTTTCAAGCTCTACAAAAGAAAAAGGCAGAAAACATGAACCCTTGGTTAATTGTATGCCGCACAAAATTCAGCATCTAGACAGATACACAGGTTGCATCAGCTTTAGCTTCATCTGTGCATTACCTCCGCAGAAATTATAACAGATTAAGAAAGCATATCCAATATAGACACAGATAAGCAAAGCAAATTATAGTGGCCCATATTTACTGAGAAACTTGGGAAAGGACGCGAGCAGAAAAGATtcaaaagaaaccaaaattaACTCTTGATGTTGGGTAGCACAAATGAACCATCGATTTAGTCGAGTACACCCAATTTCAACCATTGCCTTAAAAGAACGAATGTGAGGAAATGACATCAACTGCtacactttaaaaaaaaaaaaaacgaagctTTGAAAGAAACCCAAATTCTCTTACCTAGATATACGTGTTGGTTAGCAGTATCATAGCTTAGCTTACTAGTGTGATATTACATTCGTAGAAAGGCTAGCGCTTGATTAATGGGTTCAAATGGGAAGCTCCTAATTGGTATTACAACATCTTACTAATGGTTTTTCTGGGCATTCAAGCCTTACAAAACCGAAGCTTAAAGGAAACCAATCTTTTCTGCTGCATATTTATGTTGGTTTGGATCATCATAGCTTAGTGTACTAGTTTCATAATTATGGATTCTATTGGGAATCTAATTGATATGAGGGTTTTCAAGGCCATTCAGCTTGCTCTACAGAAAAAGATGGAAAATTTGCATGGAAATGAGATTGAAATTCAATTCAACAGTAACATATTGAACTAACaagataatgaagaagaagatgatagtGAGAAAGTGAAACGTGAGGAAGAATACCCATGAGGGCTTCGGATCCGAGTCCGGCCCCGGATCCGATGTAGCGGCGGAGGTTGCGGACCCACAACATAGACGAAGCCGGTGGGATCTTCCTCTGCGCGGTCTCATGGCTTTCGCCGTCACTGGACCCGCTGTACATTCCACCCAACTTAGGTTTCCGGCAGCCCTAGGATATGATAAAGATGGAAGCTTTGCTCTGATCCCACGCCAAAGTCACGAAAGGGAGAAATGCCTTGTGATTTTTATGGTTTTCTTCTTCAAATGAGTCGAGGCTTGGCTACGAGACCTTTGTCCAAGTCCAAACCATtggttattttgatttttatttgcaTCATATCCGTATGAGAATTCTCATAATTTTGAATTACGGTTGAAATAATATTTGTTCTACACACATATTATCCGGTTGATGTATAGGCGTGTTTTTGGTTGAGTCTCAAGTTCGATTCTCACCGTCACTAATTTTGTGTTGGATCGTGCGATCTGTAAATCTTCTGCGGAAATTCATATATGGGGGCTATGGAGAAAAGTACGTGTCCCATGTCAGTCATTTTGAATCGAGGTTGTAAGTCTACCCTGACGCGAAGGTGTAGGATTACTAGGATAGTCTTCCTCTTTCCACATTTTTTGTAaccgaaaaaaataaatttctaaTCAATGATTTAAAAGTCTTAAATTTAAAGGTCCTTAACTCCTTATTAGAGTCACACTCATTcttatatatgattttttttctttttgtctaacATCCATTATGTAtgataaaataatatatttctcaAATAAACTCAACAAGTGAAACTATGGAAATGAGGATTGTGATGAGAGTGACAGTAGAACAAGATGAAGTTagtgtcttttttctttttctttttttaagaaTAGATGAAGTTAGTGTCTAAATCTAtttgttttataaaaaaaaaaaataagaaagaagaaagaggaagatAATAAGTACGGAGTTGATAAATATATGCCGTTTTGAACTATATTAATAAGTTAGTGTGAATAGTATATAACCTACCAGAACCTTAGGGTTTTGAGCGAAAAGCGGCGGCGGCAATCTTCCGTTTGCCGTCTGTTGCTTGGCATCGACGAGGCTTCGTCGGGGGTCGTGCAACGTGGGAGCCAAGGCTCAGCGCGGTGACAAGGAGAAGAAAATCGGGACGAGGTGTTTTGgcttgttttttggttttttagcGCATGGATCGACGTCGAAGCAGGTGGTCGACATCAATTGCAGGTCAAGCGGTGTGCTTCGATCAAAGTTCCTTGCCGGTAAGGCGTGAGAAGGCGAGGGCAGATCGTACAGGTCTAGGAAGCCGGATTTGACTTGGATCACTGATCGACGCGTGATGGAGGGGTGGAACTACCGGCCATCGGACCTGGCGGCGGTAGAGGTGACCTGATATCAGAGTTGGGCTTCCCCCTTTTGATCGAGTTTGGGCTTGGGTCATTGGGCCTAGGCTTAAGTTCAAGCTTGGGCTATGGGAGTCTATTG belongs to Rosa chinensis cultivar Old Blush chromosome 4, RchiOBHm-V2, whole genome shotgun sequence and includes:
- the LOC112197009 gene encoding probable serine/threonine-protein phosphatase 2A regulatory subunit B'' subunit TON2 codes for the protein MYSGSSDGESHETAQRKIPPASSMLWVRNLRRYIGSGAGLGSEALMELETKRILLDIFKEKQQKSAEAATIPSFYKKKPEEGSISQRVQRLAKYRFLKKQSDLLLNADDLDSMWVCLRENCVIDDATGAEKMNYEDFCHIASVCTEQIGPKCRRFFSPSNFMKFEKDEQGRIAILPFYLYVMRTVSLTQARIDMSELDEDSDGFLQRHEMEAYIRGLIPNLAQLRDMPAGFLNMYCRIAAQKFFFFCDPHRRGKACIKKVLLSNCLQELMELHQESEEEVTDNEQAENWFSMTSAQRICDVFLGLDTDNNGSLSKQELREYADGTLTEIIIERVFDEHARRGKIGGANSREMDFESFLDFVLALENKDTPEGLTYLFRCLDLHGRGYLTTADIHSLFRDVHQKWIEGGNYELCIEDVRDEIWDMVKPADPLRITLADLLACKQGGTVASMLIDVRGFWAHDNRENLLQEEEEPEEEA